Proteins encoded together in one bacterium window:
- a CDS encoding four helix bundle protein, with translation MSEVGCGEQAPEADEGSAVPGYDFKNLTTWQVAMELVDQVYGLTEGFPRHELYGLASQMQRAAVSVPSNIAEGHARDTKPEYLRGLMLARGSLAELETQLIIAVRVKYLPADPPICATLKRCYRLLYGLMGSVRRR, from the coding sequence GTGTCCGAGGTGGGTTGCGGGGAGCAGGCGCCAGAAGCAGATGAGGGTTCTGCGGTTCCCGGGTACGACTTCAAGAACCTGACGACCTGGCAGGTGGCGATGGAACTGGTCGACCAGGTCTACGGTCTGACCGAGGGCTTCCCCCGCCACGAGCTATACGGATTGGCGTCTCAGATGCAGCGCGCAGCGGTGTCGGTTCCCTCCAACATCGCTGAGGGGCACGCGAGGGACACCAAGCCTGAATACCTGAGAGGCCTGATGCTGGCCCGAGGGTCGCTTGCCGAGCTAGAGACCCAACTCATCATCGCCGTGCGTGTGAAGTACCTCCCGGCGGACCCGCCAATCTGTGCGACCCTCAAACGCTGCTATCGTCTCCTGTACGGTCTCATGGGTTCAGTCCGCCGCCGTTAG
- the topA gene encoding type I DNA topoisomerase, translated as MTKAAIIVESPTKTKTLSGFLGKGYKLLASMGHVRDLPEDDLAVDVENGFAPHYVTIPGKKKTISQLKKELADVDEVYLASDPDREGEAIAWHLAQVLGLDHPKRIEFNEITEEAVRRALEHPREIDLQRVDAQQARRVLDRLVGYQISPLLWRKISGRSGAALSAGRVQSAALRLICDREREIAAFNPEEYWSLEVELTPHGEPKPFRAAVKSKDGEDLDLKNEAQVKPLAEELQQAQYVVAQVEKKPRTRNPQPPFITSTLQRQAANELSFSARKTMMVAEQLYQGVDAGAEGTVGLITYMRTDSTRVADQAVTQARAFITEQFGEQYIGPGARGKTAKGAQEAHEAIRPTSLTHGPEQMRPFLDKDQAALYELIWRRFIASQMAPARMEQVAVDIAAGPAAQGAAPAASTYGLRATGSSVVFPGYLAVMPEKEEDGAVAVLAELQPEQALELVQVFPEQHFTKPPPRYTEATLVQELEENGIGRPSTYAAIIETLRQRKYVRMKERAFVATPTGLVVCDYLSDFFPHVVDIEFTSRVEEDLDEVEEGHVNWVELMRRYNDDLEGQLQAAQGEAQQELEGQACPKCGGKLLVKYSVRGKFAGCANYPDCDYTVDLGTPVAAKEAAEPVGRQCPECGADLVYRAGWKGRRFIACSGFPKCTYKEQVDADGNARPRVEPQKTDVVCDKCGGVMVVRTSKRGPFLGCSKFPRCRNTMPIERLEGAAAATATATATATDNGGQQDAGAPTANGPTGEGISLTCDECGAPMVVRRGRKGQFVACTAYPKCKATKPISAAYEAGYQKPEPQKLQEKCPECGKDLLVRQSKRGQFIGCSGYPKCRYARDLEPGEGAAADKD; from the coding sequence TTGACCAAAGCTGCCATCATAGTCGAGTCACCTACCAAGACCAAGACCCTGTCGGGGTTCCTGGGCAAGGGCTACAAGCTGCTGGCCTCGATGGGCCATGTGCGCGACCTGCCCGAGGACGACCTGGCCGTGGACGTCGAGAACGGCTTCGCGCCCCACTACGTCACCATCCCCGGCAAGAAGAAGACCATCAGCCAGCTCAAGAAGGAGTTGGCCGACGTGGACGAGGTCTACCTGGCCTCCGACCCCGACCGCGAGGGTGAGGCGATCGCCTGGCACCTGGCGCAGGTGCTGGGCCTCGACCACCCCAAGCGCATCGAGTTCAACGAGATCACCGAGGAGGCCGTCCGGCGGGCCCTGGAGCATCCGCGCGAGATTGATCTGCAGCGCGTGGACGCTCAGCAGGCGCGGCGCGTCCTCGACCGCCTCGTCGGCTACCAGATCAGCCCCCTGCTGTGGCGCAAGATCAGTGGTCGCTCCGGCGCGGCGCTCAGCGCCGGCCGGGTGCAATCGGCCGCCCTGCGCCTGATCTGCGACCGCGAGCGCGAGATCGCCGCCTTCAACCCCGAGGAATACTGGTCGCTCGAAGTGGAGCTGACGCCCCACGGCGAGCCCAAGCCCTTCCGCGCCGCCGTCAAGAGCAAGGACGGCGAGGACCTCGACCTCAAGAACGAGGCGCAGGTCAAGCCACTGGCGGAGGAGTTGCAGCAGGCGCAGTACGTCGTGGCGCAGGTCGAGAAGAAACCGCGCACGCGCAACCCCCAGCCCCCGTTCATCACCAGCACGCTCCAACGCCAGGCCGCCAACGAGCTGAGCTTCTCGGCCCGCAAGACCATGATGGTCGCCGAGCAGCTCTACCAGGGCGTGGACGCCGGCGCCGAGGGCACCGTGGGCCTCATCACCTACATGCGCACCGACTCCACGCGCGTCGCCGACCAGGCCGTGACGCAGGCGCGGGCCTTCATCACAGAGCAGTTCGGCGAGCAGTACATCGGGCCGGGCGCGCGCGGCAAGACCGCCAAGGGCGCCCAGGAAGCCCATGAGGCCATCCGCCCGACCTCGCTCACCCACGGCCCCGAGCAGATGCGCCCCTTCCTGGACAAGGACCAGGCGGCGCTGTATGAGCTGATCTGGCGGCGCTTCATCGCCTCCCAGATGGCCCCGGCGAGGATGGAGCAGGTGGCGGTGGACATCGCGGCCGGGCCCGCCGCACAGGGCGCGGCACCCGCCGCCTCCACCTATGGCCTCCGCGCCACCGGCTCGTCCGTCGTCTTCCCCGGCTACCTGGCCGTCATGCCCGAGAAGGAGGAGGACGGCGCGGTCGCCGTGCTGGCCGAGCTACAGCCCGAGCAGGCGCTCGAACTTGTCCAGGTCTTCCCCGAGCAGCACTTCACCAAGCCCCCGCCCCGCTACACCGAGGCGACGCTGGTGCAGGAGCTGGAAGAGAACGGCATCGGCCGCCCCAGCACCTACGCGGCCATCATCGAGACCCTGCGGCAGCGCAAGTATGTGCGCATGAAGGAACGCGCCTTCGTCGCCACACCCACGGGCCTGGTCGTCTGCGACTACCTGTCCGACTTCTTCCCCCATGTGGTGGACATCGAGTTCACCTCCCGCGTCGAGGAGGACCTCGACGAGGTGGAAGAGGGCCACGTCAACTGGGTGGAGTTGATGCGGCGGTACAACGACGACCTGGAGGGCCAGTTGCAGGCCGCGCAGGGGGAGGCTCAGCAGGAGTTGGAGGGCCAGGCCTGTCCCAAGTGCGGCGGAAAGCTGCTGGTGAAGTACTCGGTCCGCGGGAAGTTCGCGGGCTGCGCCAACTACCCGGACTGCGACTACACCGTGGACCTGGGCACGCCCGTGGCCGCCAAGGAGGCCGCTGAGCCGGTCGGGCGGCAGTGCCCCGAGTGCGGCGCTGACCTGGTCTACCGCGCCGGCTGGAAGGGCCGCCGCTTCATCGCCTGCTCCGGCTTCCCCAAGTGCACCTACAAGGAGCAGGTAGACGCCGACGGGAACGCCCGGCCGCGTGTCGAGCCGCAGAAGACGGACGTGGTGTGCGACAAGTGCGGCGGCGTCATGGTGGTGCGCACCAGCAAGCGCGGGCCGTTCCTGGGCTGCAGCAAGTTCCCTCGCTGCCGCAACACGATGCCGATTGAGCGGCTGGAGGGGGCAGCAGCAGCTACGGCAACGGCAACGGCAACGGCAACGGATAACGGCGGCCAGCAGGATGCTGGCGCTCCTACGGCCAACGGCCCCACGGGCGAAGGGATCAGCCTGACCTGCGACGAGTGCGGGGCGCCAATGGTGGTGCGCCGGGGGCGCAAGGGGCAGTTCGTGGCCTGCACCGCCTACCCCAAGTGCAAGGCCACCAAGCCCATCTCCGCCGCCTATGAGGCCGGCTACCAGAAGCCCGAGCCGCAGAAGCTGCAGGAGAAGTGTCCCGAGTGCGGGAAGGACTTGCTCGTGCGGCAAAGCAAGCGCGGGCAGTTCATCGGCTGCAGCGGCTACCCGAAGTGCCGCTACGCGCGCGACCTGGAGCCCGGAGAGGGCGCGGCGGCGGACAAGGACTAG
- a CDS encoding GrpB family protein, with amino-acid sequence MIGLRRHTVRVVGHRPEWVTLAASEIARLRGVLGELALDLQHVGSTAVAELPAKPILDLVVAVRAQEDVPEVVARLVAAGYLDRGDSGREGGYLCVRETAPNLRTVHLHIVEKADSQWPNYLAFRDRLREDAALRQEYAALKTDLAARYPDDRAAYTAGKHDFIRRTLAAQQATRLSR; translated from the coding sequence GTGATCGGCTTGCGGCGGCACACAGTGCGCGTGGTGGGTCACCGGCCCGAGTGGGTGACGCTGGCCGCCAGCGAGATCGCGCGGCTGCGTGGCGTGCTGGGCGAGCTGGCGCTGGACCTCCAGCATGTGGGCAGCACCGCCGTCGCCGAGCTGCCGGCCAAGCCCATCCTCGACCTGGTCGTGGCCGTACGCGCGCAGGAGGACGTGCCCGAGGTCGTCGCCCGGCTCGTGGCTGCGGGCTATCTGGACCGCGGCGACAGCGGGCGCGAGGGCGGCTATCTGTGCGTGCGGGAGACCGCGCCCAACCTGCGCACCGTGCATCTGCACATCGTCGAGAAAGCCGATAGCCAGTGGCCCAACTACCTGGCCTTCCGCGACCGCCTGCGCGAGGACGCGGCGTTGCGGCAGGAGTATGCCGCCCTGAAGACCGACCTGGCAGCCCGCTACCCCGACGACCGGGCCGCTTACACCGCCGGCAAGCATGACTTCATTCGCCGGACGCTGGCCGCTCAGCAGGCCACTCGCCTCTCCCGCTGA
- a CDS encoding DUF4380 domain-containing protein, which yields MSTSRVLLWLGLAAVVVGVVGCGAGVESTSPRREVQGITSSTSPIAPASEEAKAEEIDYQGWRALRLTNGMVTVVAVPDIGGRIMEYKLGSHPFLWTNPAQRGKTYPPATTEAERRWHNFGGYKLWPAASQRWQGPPDPLGSSLDEGKWVGKILTPSGRNVEVELRSPEDKLTGLQITRSIKLFGASSQVRVSEKITNVSSETVEWSFCGLAQVPASLDGEEKFSEKARLYLPLNPETKHQPGYVTLKQGGAGQFKVLADHLLQVSSQGQAARLGADSFAGWLAYLDEAHEYGFVQRFTANKLATYPEQDSTVLIEVSGEQSYLQTGLCGPTRTLRPGESTELTFDWYATRVGGPVVSVGDVAAIQEPLKVTRAEGKTKLTGVLGVFAPGNLAFTLQGAEGKAIGQPTTLKVSPADVVKLAQELPNEAEAKQVVVELQNASGTPLGEIARLSLATTVAKAE from the coding sequence ATGAGTACGTCCCGTGTCCTGTTGTGGCTCGGATTGGCCGCTGTCGTGGTCGGCGTCGTCGGCTGCGGCGCGGGGGTGGAGAGCACGAGCCCTCGCCGCGAGGTGCAGGGCATCACCAGCAGTACCAGCCCCATTGCCCCGGCCAGCGAAGAGGCCAAGGCCGAGGAGATTGACTACCAGGGATGGCGCGCCTTGCGTCTGACCAACGGCATGGTCACCGTCGTGGCCGTGCCGGACATCGGCGGGCGCATCATGGAATACAAGCTCGGGAGCCACCCCTTCCTGTGGACCAACCCCGCCCAGCGCGGCAAGACCTACCCGCCCGCCACCACCGAGGCGGAGCGCCGCTGGCACAACTTCGGCGGCTACAAGCTCTGGCCGGCGGCCAGTCAGCGCTGGCAGGGCCCCCCCGACCCCCTGGGCTCGTCGCTGGACGAGGGCAAGTGGGTCGGCAAGATCCTCACCCCCAGCGGGCGCAATGTCGAGGTGGAGCTGCGCAGCCCCGAAGACAAGCTGACGGGGCTGCAGATCACCCGCTCCATCAAGCTCTTTGGCGCCTCCTCCCAGGTGCGCGTCAGTGAGAAGATCACCAATGTCTCGAGCGAGACCGTCGAGTGGTCGTTCTGCGGCCTGGCGCAAGTGCCGGCCTCGCTCGACGGTGAGGAGAAGTTCAGCGAGAAGGCCCGCCTGTATCTCCCGCTCAACCCCGAGACCAAGCACCAGCCGGGCTACGTGACCCTCAAGCAGGGCGGCGCCGGGCAGTTCAAGGTGCTCGCCGACCACCTGCTGCAGGTCTCGTCGCAGGGCCAGGCGGCGCGCCTGGGCGCCGACAGCTTCGCCGGTTGGCTCGCCTATCTCGACGAGGCGCACGAGTACGGCTTTGTCCAGCGCTTCACGGCCAACAAGCTGGCCACCTATCCCGAGCAGGACTCGACCGTCCTGATCGAGGTCTCGGGCGAGCAGTCGTACCTGCAGACCGGCCTGTGCGGCCCGACCCGCACGTTGCGCCCCGGGGAAAGCACCGAGCTCACGTTCGACTGGTATGCCACGCGCGTAGGCGGCCCGGTGGTGAGCGTCGGCGACGTGGCGGCCATCCAGGAGCCGCTCAAGGTGACGCGCGCCGAGGGCAAGACGAAGCTCACCGGCGTGCTCGGCGTCTTCGCGCCGGGCAACCTGGCCTTCACGCTGCAGGGCGCCGAAGGCAAGGCCATCGGCCAGCCCACGACGCTGAAGGTCAGCCCTGCGGACGTCGTCAAGCTGGCACAGGAGTTGCCGAACGAGGCGGAGGCCAAGCAAGTGGTGGTGGAGTTGCAGAACGCCTCGGGGACGCCGCTGGGGGAGATTGCGCGGCTGTCGCTCGCGACGACGGTGGCGAAAGCGGAATAG